Proteins encoded within one genomic window of Candidatus Thiodiazotropha endoloripes:
- a CDS encoding cbb3-type cytochrome c oxidase subunit I encodes MIPSECEDFALQAASERRQKLALRWLQLGVLALALAGLFALLLVLSRVPGSEAFFIWIDFFKTALVIHVDQSVLIWFLAMSALVWCLTSPDENRLRIVESVAYLSALSGALGIAVSAFLGDGAPLMNNYVPVLQRPGFFLMLGLFGIGITLQALIRLGNFRPRQWLGNRPDIPGLASWTVSLAIVISLLALLIAWFQMPDEVEGQAYYEYLFWGAGHSLQFAYTQLVILAWILLARASGVTLPGSSRWYAWILMIGVVPVLFTPVIYMVHETVSLESRSAFTDLMKYGGGLAVIPAGFLILSGLIRADRSNSEYKPLRAALWMSLLLFFSGGALALFISGLNTMIPAHYHGSIVGVTLALMGLGYLLLPKLGYPLPKGRMVELQPWIYGIGQLLHISGLAASGMMGIQRKTAGTAQGLESVWAKASMGVMGIGGLLAVIGGILFVWIMLRAFLRGR; translated from the coding sequence TTGATTCCTTCCGAATGTGAGGATTTTGCACTACAGGCAGCGAGTGAGCGCAGACAAAAGCTGGCACTCAGATGGTTGCAATTGGGTGTATTGGCTCTGGCACTGGCGGGTCTGTTTGCACTGTTGCTGGTCCTTTCCCGGGTTCCTGGAAGTGAAGCCTTTTTTATCTGGATTGATTTTTTTAAAACCGCCCTGGTGATACACGTAGATCAATCGGTACTGATCTGGTTCCTGGCGATGAGTGCGTTGGTCTGGTGTCTGACCTCACCGGATGAGAACAGGTTGCGGATTGTTGAATCGGTCGCTTATCTATCAGCACTCAGTGGTGCACTGGGTATAGCCGTCTCCGCTTTTTTAGGCGATGGCGCTCCATTGATGAATAACTATGTACCGGTTCTACAGCGTCCAGGTTTTTTCCTGATGCTGGGGTTGTTTGGAATCGGCATTACCCTGCAGGCATTGATTCGGCTGGGCAACTTTCGTCCGAGACAGTGGTTGGGTAATAGACCTGATATCCCTGGTCTGGCCAGCTGGACTGTATCACTGGCGATCGTAATCTCCTTACTGGCTCTACTCATTGCTTGGTTTCAGATGCCTGACGAGGTGGAGGGACAGGCCTACTATGAGTATCTGTTTTGGGGGGCAGGACACAGCTTACAGTTCGCTTATACTCAGTTGGTTATTCTCGCATGGATTCTCCTGGCACGCGCCAGTGGAGTAACACTTCCGGGGAGTTCACGTTGGTATGCGTGGATTTTGATGATTGGTGTAGTGCCAGTTTTGTTCACGCCAGTCATCTATATGGTTCATGAAACAGTGAGCCTTGAGTCAAGGTCGGCCTTTACCGATTTGATGAAATATGGAGGAGGTCTCGCGGTAATCCCTGCAGGTTTTTTGATACTCAGTGGATTGATTCGTGCCGATCGTTCAAACTCTGAATATAAACCTTTGCGTGCTGCACTCTGGATGTCTCTGCTGCTTTTCTTCTCCGGTGGTGCATTGGCACTCTTTATTTCCGGTCTCAATACCATGATCCCGGCCCACTATCATGGATCGATCGTCGGTGTGACTCTAGCTCTGATGGGGTTGGGATATCTTCTACTGCCCAAGCTGGGCTACCCATTGCCCAAAGGCCGGATGGTTGAGCTGCAACCCTGGATCTATGGTATTGGCCAACTGTTGCATATCAGTGGTCTGGCAGCATCCGGCATGATGGGTATTCAGCGCAAAACAGCAGGAACAGCACAGGGCCTGGAGAGTGTCTGGGCAAAAGCGTCGATGGGGGTTATGGGGATCGGTGGACTACTGGCGGTGATCGGTGGAATCCTCTTCGTGTGGATTATGCTGCGTGCTTTTCTACGTGGCAGGTAA
- a CDS encoding calcium-binding protein, producing MGFFSKIIDRNSTRVDMGNRNGPFGMKFNTGKVVLDARGGNDKIHVHQNMDGSVKVNVNGKDYNFTAEQAKNLVIKGGRGNDTITMSGYQLYGPKTSITIDGGKGNDTIYGSCGDDKLIGGKGNDKIYGGGGNDYINGGKGSDKLYGGCGNDRIVGGKGNDTIKGGCGNDSISGGKGNDTIDGGCGNDNIQGNKGRDRIFGGFGNDTIHGGKGSDTIYGQWGNDLITGGKGNDYIDGGSGNDRIQGNKGDDHLRGGSGNDIIHGGKGWDRLVGGYGNDYLNGGKGWDRIIQGNDDQVSTMPVGPGMILKPISAR from the coding sequence ATGGGCTTTTTCAGTAAGATAATCGATCGAAACTCCACCAGAGTCGATATGGGGAACCGGAATGGTCCCTTCGGCATGAAATTCAATACCGGTAAAGTTGTACTGGATGCCAGAGGTGGTAACGACAAAATCCATGTCCACCAGAATATGGATGGTTCGGTTAAAGTCAACGTCAATGGTAAAGATTACAATTTTACCGCTGAACAGGCGAAAAACCTGGTCATCAAAGGCGGCAGGGGCAATGACACCATTACCATGTCCGGATACCAGCTCTATGGACCAAAAACCAGCATCACAATCGATGGAGGTAAGGGAAATGACACAATTTACGGCAGCTGTGGCGATGACAAGCTGATTGGCGGTAAAGGCAACGATAAAATTTATGGTGGTGGTGGCAACGATTACATCAATGGCGGTAAAGGCAGCGACAAACTCTATGGTGGCTGTGGCAATGATCGTATTGTCGGTGGTAAAGGCAACGACACCATCAAAGGCGGTTGTGGCAATGACTCGATCAGTGGCGGCAAAGGTAACGACACCATCGATGGCGGTTGCGGCAATGACAATATCCAGGGGAACAAAGGCAGAGACCGGATCTTTGGCGGCTTTGGCAACGATACCATTCATGGTGGCAAAGGCAGTGATACCATTTACGGCCAGTGGGGCAATGACCTCATAACTGGCGGTAAAGGCAACGACTATATCGATGGTGGTAGCGGAAATGACCGAATTCAAGGCAACAAAGGTGATGACCATTTACGTGGTGGATCTGGCAACGATATCATCCATGGCGGCAAAGGCTGGGATCGTTTGGTGGGCGGTTATGGCAATGATTACCTGAATGGGGGTAAGGGCTGGGATCGCATCATTCAAGGTAATGATGACCAGGTTTCCACCATGCCGGTCGGACCAGGTATGATCCTGAAGCCTATTTCGGCCCGGTAA
- a CDS encoding prenyltransferase yields the protein MPLPVVGVTRPNFLVLTPICVSLGVGSALLSGFPIAWGVLGVVLLGALMAHVSVNALNEYFDFHSGLDAKTDRTPFSGGSGTLILQPHLAPQALIIGTISLLITLACGLYLIQVSGWGLLPIGLLGILIIISYTSWINRYRFLVLIASGLCFGPLMVVGTHYALTGQLSIAAVLLSLAPFFLVNNLLLLNQIPDIDADRSIGRNNYAISLDAPKRARVFLTFTLSAYLAIISGVMLNHLPVTTLLCLLTAGLVYKIYQVIKDDTHDRNQLIASLGRNVILTLITPSLIFLGILMDTL from the coding sequence ATGCCTTTACCGGTTGTGGGTGTTACCCGTCCAAACTTCCTGGTACTAACCCCGATCTGTGTCTCTTTGGGTGTAGGAAGCGCACTTCTTTCTGGTTTTCCCATCGCCTGGGGAGTACTTGGCGTCGTACTGCTTGGAGCCTTGATGGCCCATGTCAGCGTCAATGCCCTGAATGAATATTTCGATTTTCATTCGGGATTGGATGCTAAAACCGACCGAACACCCTTTAGCGGGGGTAGTGGTACCTTGATTCTGCAACCGCATCTTGCACCTCAGGCATTAATCATCGGTACAATCTCCCTCCTGATTACACTGGCCTGCGGACTTTATCTGATACAGGTATCCGGCTGGGGGTTGCTACCCATTGGGCTTCTGGGCATTCTGATCATCATCAGTTATACCAGTTGGATCAATCGTTACCGCTTTCTGGTATTGATCGCTTCAGGTCTCTGTTTTGGCCCATTGATGGTAGTCGGCACCCACTACGCCCTGACAGGTCAGCTATCCATCGCCGCCGTGTTACTCTCACTGGCACCTTTCTTCCTGGTTAACAATCTTCTTTTACTGAATCAAATACCCGATATCGATGCTGACCGTAGTATCGGACGGAATAACTATGCTATCTCATTGGATGCGCCGAAAAGAGCCCGAGTGTTCTTGACTTTTACTCTTTCTGCCTACCTGGCGATAATTTCAGGGGTCATGCTGAATCATTTACCGGTGACCACCCTACTCTGTCTGCTGACCGCCGGATTGGTATACAAGATATATCAAGTCATAAAAGATGATACCCACGATCGGAATCAATTGATTGCAAGCCTGGGCCGGAATGTCATACTGACATTGATTACACCCAGTCTGATTTTTCTAGGCATCCTGATGGACACTCTATAG
- a CDS encoding NUDIX domain-containing protein has translation MKYNFKIVETDPAYRGFLKINRYRLKHDLYMGGESETIIRERIEDIGAVSVLLYDPRQDKVVLVEQFRIGVAGYQNPPWMLETIGGLQDGDESDESVARRESLEEANCEIGRLKRICEFVVSPGISVDRIKLYCGEVDATNAAGVHGLDHEGEDIRVVVMDAGEAIGELYQGRANSTSIIIALQWLAMHRESLRQDWC, from the coding sequence ATGAAATACAACTTCAAGATCGTTGAGACCGACCCGGCCTATCGTGGATTTCTGAAAATCAACCGCTACCGCCTAAAACATGATCTCTATATGGGGGGCGAGAGTGAGACCATCATTCGGGAACGGATCGAGGATATCGGGGCTGTATCTGTTCTCCTCTACGACCCACGTCAGGACAAGGTGGTGCTGGTGGAACAGTTTCGAATCGGTGTGGCCGGATATCAGAATCCCCCCTGGATGCTGGAAACCATTGGTGGCCTGCAGGATGGTGATGAAAGCGATGAGTCGGTAGCCAGAAGAGAGTCCCTTGAAGAGGCCAATTGCGAGATCGGCCGCCTGAAACGAATCTGTGAATTTGTCGTCAGCCCAGGCATATCGGTTGACCGCATCAAGCTATATTGTGGTGAGGTTGATGCAACCAATGCCGCTGGTGTGCACGGTTTGGATCATGAAGGTGAAGATATACGGGTTGTTGTCATGGATGCTGGTGAGGCGATTGGCGAACTCTACCAGGGGCGGGCGAACTCAACCAGTATCATTATTGCACTTCAATGGTTAGCAATGCATCGGGAATCACTCAGACAAGACTGGTGTTGA
- a CDS encoding GNAT family N-acetyltransferase gives MATNDFAIRQAIWPDDRELLRQVREPVFIEEQGVPESMEWDDDDIIAYHLLALDNQQQPIGTARLLGSGQIGRMAVLADWRNQGIGTALLLELLQQASRVGQDQLFLHAQTSAEPFYAKFGFIAKGEIFHEADIPHRKMFFSLTDQPSVDDLKLATLGKDDELFQLNRVEDHQIHAASMVRQAKRYLCLFSYDLDPIVYDTDSFHDAVKQLAMRSKFSRIRILVQDNSLIVQQGHRLVDLAQRLPSVIEIRKPSDEHLDIEENFMLADDCGYLYKQQASNVIGTARYNNRHFVSRLQTLFDEAWEYGAPDRELARLHL, from the coding sequence ATGGCAACTAACGACTTCGCAATCCGCCAGGCGATATGGCCGGATGATCGGGAATTGCTGCGTCAGGTAAGAGAACCTGTATTCATCGAGGAACAGGGTGTCCCGGAGAGTATGGAGTGGGATGATGACGACATTATCGCCTATCACCTGCTCGCGCTGGACAATCAACAACAACCGATTGGCACGGCACGACTACTGGGCAGTGGACAGATCGGACGAATGGCTGTACTGGCCGACTGGCGTAATCAGGGGATCGGTACCGCCCTGCTGTTGGAACTGCTGCAACAAGCCAGCCGGGTCGGCCAGGATCAACTGTTTCTGCATGCTCAGACCTCAGCAGAACCCTTCTATGCGAAATTCGGTTTTATCGCCAAGGGAGAGATCTTCCACGAAGCCGATATACCCCATCGAAAGATGTTCTTCTCATTAACCGATCAACCCAGCGTTGATGATCTAAAACTGGCCACCCTGGGTAAAGACGATGAGCTGTTTCAATTGAACAGAGTTGAAGACCACCAGATTCACGCCGCATCGATGGTGAGACAAGCGAAACGTTACCTTTGCCTGTTCAGTTATGACCTCGACCCGATCGTCTATGACACCGATTCATTCCATGATGCCGTGAAGCAGCTTGCGATGCGATCGAAGTTCAGCCGGATTCGAATCCTGGTTCAGGACAATAGCCTTATTGTGCAACAGGGTCATCGTCTGGTTGATCTGGCACAACGCCTCCCCTCGGTGATCGAAATCCGCAAACCCTCCGATGAGCATCTCGATATAGAAGAGAACTTTATGCTCGCTGATGATTGTGGATACCTCTATAAACAGCAGGCATCCAATGTAATAGGCACTGCAAGATACAACAACCGGCACTTCGTAAGCCGGCTTCAGACGTTGTTTGATGAAGCTTGGGAGTACGGTGCTCCGGATCGTGAGCTGGCTCGGTTACATCTGTAG
- a CDS encoding cupin domain-containing protein, with translation MGMHLLNFPKNIDTDKFLTNYWQKKPLLFRQALPDFKCHIEADELAGMACDEEIESRLVLEKHGATPWEARYGPFAESLFAELPESHWTLLVQDVDKYIPEVAELLDYFRFIPDWRLDDIMISYAVDQGSVGPHTDDYDVFLLQAKGCRRWKIHTRAVDENDYIPGLDLRILPQFEAEQEWLLEEGDMLYLPPNVAHWGIAEGEAITCSVGFRAPTWQDIASSWFESWIEQQLPKQRYRDPALKPQIAPAEIKPVALEGFKAKLQSCLDRLDRDERWFGRLVTETKPHLQVIPVEQPLTEQTFLNRFREQAIIHRNSHSRMAFSRYEKDGLDTLYINGNSYTLPSSSGEFLPVITHYRDLHFGYLQEWLEQPEYLSLLCRLYNEGHFLFSDEH, from the coding sequence ATGGGTATGCATTTACTTAACTTCCCAAAAAACATAGATACTGACAAATTTCTGACCAACTACTGGCAGAAAAAACCCCTCTTATTTCGCCAGGCACTGCCCGACTTCAAATGCCATATAGAGGCCGATGAACTGGCCGGCATGGCATGCGACGAAGAGATCGAATCCCGCCTGGTACTGGAAAAGCATGGTGCCACACCCTGGGAAGCACGCTATGGCCCCTTCGCCGAGTCACTCTTCGCTGAACTGCCTGAGAGTCACTGGACACTGCTGGTCCAGGATGTGGACAAATACATTCCGGAAGTGGCAGAGCTGTTGGACTACTTCCGTTTCATACCCGATTGGCGTCTGGATGACATCATGATCAGTTATGCGGTTGACCAGGGTTCGGTTGGCCCCCATACCGATGACTATGATGTTTTTCTGTTGCAGGCCAAAGGTTGCCGACGCTGGAAGATTCACACCCGGGCGGTTGATGAGAATGACTATATACCCGGACTCGACCTGCGCATCCTGCCCCAGTTTGAAGCGGAGCAGGAGTGGCTGCTGGAAGAGGGAGATATGCTCTATCTACCACCGAATGTAGCCCATTGGGGTATCGCCGAGGGTGAAGCCATAACCTGTTCCGTGGGGTTTCGTGCCCCGACCTGGCAGGATATCGCTTCGTCCTGGTTTGAGTCCTGGATCGAACAGCAACTGCCGAAGCAACGCTACCGTGATCCTGCGCTGAAACCACAAATCGCACCAGCGGAGATCAAACCTGTAGCACTTGAGGGCTTCAAAGCCAAACTGCAGAGCTGTCTGGATCGACTCGACCGGGATGAACGCTGGTTTGGTCGTCTGGTAACGGAAACCAAACCCCACCTGCAGGTTATTCCAGTAGAGCAGCCTCTTACTGAACAGACGTTTCTCAACCGATTCCGGGAACAGGCGATAATCCATCGCAACAGCCACAGCCGAATGGCATTCAGCCGCTATGAAAAAGATGGCCTGGATACGCTCTACATAAACGGCAACAGCTATACCCTGCCCAGCTCTTCCGGTGAGTTTCTCCCGGTCATCACACACTACCGGGATTTGCATTTCGGTTATCTGCAGGAGTGGCTTGAACAACCTGAATACCTGAGCCTGCTCTGCAGGCTCTACAATGAAGGACATTTTCTGTTCAGTGATGAGCACTGA
- the purB gene encoding adenylosuccinate lyase has protein sequence MQLSSLTAVSPIDGRYGSKTEDLRAIFSEFGLIRHRVKVEIRWLQALAGHNDLLEIPTLSEHANNILNGIVDNFSEEDARRVKNIERTTNHDVKAVEYFLKEKIAGNEELEGISEFIHFACTSEDINNLSHALMLREGRGQVLLPYVDEVIEGVKYLAQQLADQPVLSRTHGQPASPSTMGKEMANVVYRLQRQREQIAAVQLMGKINGAVGNYNAHLAAYPEIDWQAFAKQFVESLGISWNPYTIQIEPHDYIAELFHALSRFNTILIDLSRDIWSYISLGYFKQKTVAGEVGSSTMPHKVNPIDFENAEGNLGIANALFGHLAEKLPISRWQRDLTDSTVLRNLGVGFAHTSIALQSLLKGLGKLEANGDAMLDDLNQNWEVLAEPIQTVMRRYGIEKPYEKLKELTRGQRITPEELQTFVDGLEIPEQAKESLKRLTPMSYIGNAKDQAADI, from the coding sequence ATGCAACTCTCCTCACTCACAGCAGTCTCCCCCATTGACGGCCGTTATGGCAGCAAAACTGAAGACTTGCGGGCCATCTTCAGTGAATTCGGTCTGATCCGTCACCGGGTCAAAGTCGAAATCCGCTGGTTACAGGCACTTGCCGGCCACAATGACCTACTCGAAATTCCCACCCTGAGTGAACATGCCAACAATATTCTCAACGGCATTGTGGATAACTTCAGTGAAGAAGATGCCCGCCGGGTCAAGAACATCGAACGCACCACCAATCACGATGTGAAGGCTGTGGAGTACTTTTTGAAGGAGAAGATTGCCGGCAATGAAGAGCTTGAGGGCATCAGTGAGTTCATCCACTTTGCCTGCACATCGGAAGACATCAACAATCTCTCCCATGCCCTGATGCTGCGGGAGGGTCGTGGTCAGGTACTTCTGCCCTATGTCGATGAAGTGATCGAAGGGGTGAAATACCTGGCACAGCAACTGGCGGATCAACCCGTCCTGAGCCGCACCCATGGCCAGCCAGCCTCACCCAGCACCATGGGTAAAGAGATGGCCAATGTGGTCTACCGTCTGCAGCGCCAGAGAGAGCAGATTGCCGCTGTGCAACTGATGGGAAAGATCAACGGTGCTGTCGGTAACTATAACGCTCACCTGGCCGCCTATCCGGAAATCGACTGGCAGGCTTTCGCCAAGCAGTTTGTCGAAAGCCTGGGCATCAGCTGGAACCCCTATACCATACAGATCGAACCCCATGACTACATCGCCGAGCTGTTTCATGCACTCTCCCGGTTCAACACCATCCTGATCGATCTGTCCCGTGATATCTGGAGCTACATCTCATTGGGTTACTTCAAACAGAAGACCGTTGCCGGAGAAGTCGGCTCCTCCACCATGCCACACAAGGTCAATCCCATCGACTTTGAAAATGCGGAAGGTAATCTTGGTATCGCCAATGCCCTGTTCGGCCATCTGGCGGAAAAACTGCCAATCTCCCGCTGGCAGCGTGATCTTACCGACTCCACTGTACTGAGAAACCTCGGTGTCGGATTTGCCCATACCTCGATTGCCCTGCAGTCCCTGCTCAAAGGGCTGGGCAAACTGGAGGCCAACGGTGATGCCATGCTGGATGACCTGAACCAGAACTGGGAAGTCCTTGCAGAGCCGATACAGACGGTAATGCGTCGTTATGGCATCGAGAAGCCCTATGAAAAGCTCAAAGAGCTGACCCGGGGTCAACGCATTACCCCGGAAGAGCTGCAAACCTTTGTTGACGGTCTGGAGATTCCTGAGCAGGCCAAAGAGTCTCTGAAACGTCTGACACCGATGAGCTATATCGGCAATGCCAAAGACCAGGCCGCAGATATATAA
- the acnA gene encoding aconitate hydratase AcnA produces MSSSFGAEKELMVNGTAYQIYRLDALENSDRLPVSIRILLENLLRHEDGVTVTAMDIKAVANWDPQAEPSREIQYRPARVLMQDFTGVPAVVDLAAMRDAMVTLGGSATDINPLQAAELVIDHSVQVDHFGDANAFDLNAEIEFQRNRERYQFLKWGQSGFSSLKVVPPDTGIVHQVNLEYLARVVYSEQRDDKLLAFPDTLVGTDSHTTMINGIGVLGWGVGGIEAEASMLGQPISMLVPKVVGVKLVGKLPEGSLATDLVLTIVERLREHGVVGKFVEFYGPAIAKMPLGDRATIANMAPEYGATCGLFPVDQETLDYLRLTNRSEDQIALVEAYAKAQGMFHTADSAEAEYSETLEIDLSVIEPSLAGPKRPQDRVPLKDAKAQFEQAVEAFNGGESQTVSTNIDGASTEITDGDVVIAAITSCTNTSNPSVMMAAGLLAKKAVESGLSVKPWVKTSLGPGSRVVMQYLEQAGLDKPLDTLGFDLVGYGCTTCIGNSGPLPEEVSKAISDGDLTVTSVLSGNRNFEGRVHAEVRMNYLASPPLVVAYALAGTMNIDLYHDPLGINTEGEPVLLKDIWPSSKEIAEAISDNLTREGFIASYARLFDGDSRWQSLEAPAGSQFQWDPDSTYIRHPPYFEEISLDLDPITDIEAARCLAWLGDSVTTDHISPAGAIKADSPAGTYLTELGVKADEFNSYGSRRGNHEVMMRGTFANIRLRNRLLPESEGGVTRHLPSGDEMSIYDAAMRYKEESVPVIVIAGKEYGSGSSRDWAAKGPALQGVRAVIAESYERIHRTNLVCMGILPLQFLPGESADTLELTGEERFFIPDPGEQTVHRITVKARSDKGSEKEFDVTVRIDTPNEVDYFKHGGILHYVLRKMASESSK; encoded by the coding sequence ATGAGTAGCAGCTTTGGTGCAGAAAAAGAGCTGATGGTCAATGGAACTGCCTATCAGATCTATCGTCTGGATGCGTTGGAGAATTCAGACCGACTACCGGTTTCGATTCGTATCCTGTTAGAAAACCTGTTGAGACATGAAGACGGTGTCACCGTTACCGCAATGGATATCAAAGCGGTTGCCAACTGGGATCCCCAAGCGGAGCCCAGCAGAGAGATTCAGTATCGGCCTGCCCGGGTTCTGATGCAGGATTTCACTGGTGTACCGGCGGTTGTCGACCTGGCTGCGATGCGCGATGCCATGGTCACACTGGGTGGCAGCGCGACCGATATCAATCCGCTCCAGGCGGCCGAACTGGTTATCGACCACTCGGTACAGGTTGATCACTTCGGCGATGCCAATGCCTTCGATCTCAATGCTGAGATTGAATTTCAACGTAACCGGGAGCGCTATCAATTTCTAAAATGGGGCCAGAGCGGCTTTTCCAGCCTCAAAGTCGTACCACCCGACACCGGCATCGTACACCAGGTCAATCTGGAATACCTGGCTCGGGTAGTCTATTCAGAACAGCGCGATGACAAACTCCTGGCCTTTCCCGATACCTTGGTCGGTACAGACTCCCACACAACCATGATAAATGGTATCGGGGTACTTGGATGGGGTGTCGGCGGTATCGAAGCTGAAGCCTCAATGCTGGGCCAGCCGATCTCAATGCTGGTTCCTAAGGTCGTGGGGGTCAAATTGGTTGGCAAGCTTCCTGAAGGCAGTCTGGCAACTGACCTGGTGTTAACCATTGTCGAACGCCTGCGCGAGCATGGTGTGGTAGGTAAATTTGTCGAATTCTATGGCCCCGCAATCGCCAAGATGCCGCTTGGTGATCGCGCCACCATTGCCAATATGGCCCCCGAATACGGCGCCACATGTGGTCTGTTTCCTGTCGATCAGGAGACTCTCGACTATCTGCGCCTGACCAATCGATCAGAGGATCAGATCGCCCTGGTAGAGGCCTACGCCAAAGCCCAGGGTATGTTTCACACGGCAGACTCCGCGGAGGCTGAATACTCTGAGACCCTGGAGATCGATCTCTCTGTAATCGAGCCCAGCCTCGCCGGGCCCAAGCGTCCCCAGGACCGGGTGCCGCTGAAAGATGCCAAGGCACAATTCGAGCAAGCTGTTGAGGCTTTCAACGGTGGAGAGAGTCAAACCGTCTCCACCAATATTGATGGTGCATCCACTGAAATCACCGACGGCGATGTTGTCATTGCGGCAATCACCTCATGCACCAACACATCAAATCCCAGTGTCATGATGGCAGCCGGTTTACTGGCTAAAAAGGCGGTTGAATCTGGGCTTTCAGTCAAACCCTGGGTCAAGACCTCCCTCGGACCGGGATCCCGGGTGGTGATGCAATACCTGGAGCAGGCCGGCCTGGACAAACCACTCGATACCCTGGGCTTCGATCTGGTCGGTTATGGCTGTACAACCTGCATCGGCAACTCCGGCCCATTGCCGGAAGAGGTCTCCAAAGCGATCAGCGATGGTGACCTGACGGTCACTTCGGTACTCTCCGGGAACCGAAATTTTGAAGGCCGTGTCCATGCAGAAGTCAGAATGAACTACCTGGCATCACCACCTCTGGTTGTGGCCTACGCCCTGGCCGGCACGATGAATATCGACCTGTATCATGACCCCCTGGGCATCAACACAGAAGGAGAACCGGTGTTACTCAAGGATATCTGGCCTAGCAGTAAAGAGATTGCTGAGGCGATTTCAGATAACCTGACCAGAGAGGGCTTCATTGCCAGTTATGCCAGGCTTTTCGACGGGGATAGCCGCTGGCAATCCCTGGAAGCCCCTGCCGGCAGCCAGTTTCAGTGGGATCCCGACTCGACCTACATCCGCCATCCGCCCTACTTCGAAGAGATCTCGCTCGATCTGGATCCGATTACCGATATCGAAGCGGCGCGATGTCTGGCGTGGCTTGGCGATTCAGTCACCACTGACCATATCTCACCGGCAGGCGCCATCAAAGCCGACAGCCCGGCAGGTACATACCTGACCGAGCTGGGGGTGAAAGCGGATGAGTTCAACTCCTATGGCTCCCGTCGTGGCAATCATGAAGTGATGATGCGGGGTACTTTCGCCAATATCCGCTTGCGCAACCGCCTGCTGCCCGAGAGTGAAGGCGGTGTGACCCGTCATCTGCCTTCAGGTGATGAGATGAGCATCTACGATGCTGCCATGCGCTACAAAGAGGAGTCCGTGCCGGTGATTGTGATTGCCGGCAAGGAGTACGGATCCGGATCCTCCCGTGACTGGGCGGCAAAAGGACCGGCCCTGCAAGGGGTACGTGCGGTAATTGCTGAAAGCTATGAGCGGATTCATCGTACCAATCTGGTCTGCATGGGCATACTGCCGTTACAGTTTCTACCGGGAGAGAGTGCGGATACCCTGGAGCTGACCGGTGAGGAACGATTCTTCATCCCTGACCCGGGAGAACAGACTGTCCACCGCATCACCGTCAAGGCGAGATCCGATAAGGGCAGTGAAAAGGAGTTCGACGTCACCGTGCGTATCGATACACCCAATGAAGTCGACTATTTCAAACACGGGGGAATCCTGCACTATGTGCTGCGCAAGATGGCCTCTGAAAGCAGCAAATAA
- the hflD gene encoding high frequency lysogenization protein HflD codes for MKFQDSDRVIALSGVFQAAGLVQQVARKGLISTERISTSINSLFQLDAKSVVDVYGSLDDIAPGVKLTYKQLSATDTRDDELTRYVLSLIQLERKLSKHRQRLDKIRAGITETAARLIHFPATHSNILGALADIYAENISTLKPRIMVSGETVYLQNSDNVNRIRALLLSGIRSAMLWRQTGGRRRQLLFSRSNYIDNCKNLLDKL; via the coding sequence ATGAAGTTTCAGGATAGTGATCGCGTCATCGCCTTATCGGGAGTTTTTCAAGCCGCTGGCCTGGTCCAGCAGGTTGCCCGTAAAGGCCTGATCAGTACTGAAAGAATCTCCACCAGCATCAACAGTCTTTTTCAACTCGATGCGAAAAGTGTGGTCGATGTCTACGGCAGCCTGGATGATATCGCACCGGGTGTAAAGCTGACCTACAAGCAACTCAGTGCAACCGATACCCGGGATGATGAGTTGACCCGTTATGTTCTGAGTCTGATCCAGTTGGAACGTAAGCTCAGTAAACACCGTCAAAGACTGGACAAGATCAGGGCCGGAATCACCGAAACCGCCGCCCGACTGATTCACTTTCCCGCCACGCACAGCAATATCCTGGGTGCGCTGGCCGATATCTATGCGGAGAATATCAGCACCCTCAAACCAAGAATCATGGTAAGTGGGGAGACTGTCTATCTGCAGAACAGCGACAACGTGAATCGTATTCGAGCCCTGCTGCTGTCCGGCATTCGATCTGCCATGTTGTGGCGCCAGACTGGAGGACGTCGCCGACAGCTGCTGTTCAGCCGAAGCAACTACATCGATAACTGCAAAAACCTCCTCGACAAACTCTGA